The sequence below is a genomic window from Nocardia fluminea.
TGGTGCAGGCACTTCGGTCCGGGAGGACGCGACGGAAGCCACACCTGTCCCCGGATCAGCGCAATCCGCGGTTCGTCATGATCAGTGACCGGCTCGCCGAGGCTACCGACCGGGCGTTGCCGGGCAGCTGGGAGGTGACCTGATCATGGGCGCAGTGGAAGCTAGCACTCCATGCCGACGAAAACAGATCGGGTCAGATCCGCGCCCCCTTTTCGAGATTGCACCGACGGCACAGGATTTGGAGGTTTCCGACGCTCGTAGCGCCACCTCGACTCAACGGGATGACGTGATCGAATTCGAGGTAGTGGGCATCACCGCACTGGCAACACCGACCGCCATCTCGTTGCCACACCTCGGATTTCACGTCCGGCGGTATCGATCGGGTATCGCGATGGCCAGGAGCGAGAACTAATCGCTTCGCGATCCGCAGCGCTCCCTCCAACACCGCTGCAACGTATTCGGGATCGGGGACCCCGTAGGTTCCACCACCTCGAGCGGTGGTCGCGGAGACGATGACGTTCCCGTACTCACTGGTGATCGAGACGATTTTCGACCACGGCAGCTCGGTACCAGCTCCGGCGCCGATGAAGCGGAGCTTCTTGCTGCTACCGATCAATCTGCCGCTGTTATGGCGTGGTCCGCTGGCCAAGTACTTGATCTGTGACGCGTTGACGTCGACGTACAGCGTCTCGTCCGCTTCCAAGTGCAGGTTCGATCGCTGTATGCGAGGGAGCTCGCCGGCGCGGACCTGTGTCAGCGATCGGCCTCTGAGCATGCGCTGACGGAGCTCGTCGACACGTCGTTGGGCGGCCCCCAGGTCAATCGCCGCCTGAAGATCGGCGACGGCACGCTCGAAGTCACCGAGCTCATCGGCTTCGATTTCGTCGTCGGCGAAGGCGAAAGCGACTACACGTTCCAAGTAGGCGATGGCGAGGGGGCGCAGAGCTTCTCGGCCGCTGGCTTCATGGATCCGTTCGAAACGCAGTGCGACCCACAGCTCTTCCCATCCGCTGTCGCGCGGTCCGGACTCTGTCAGCACCCGCCAAGCCTGGGATCGCCACGTTTCCATGAATCTGTTGACGTCGGACTCACACCACCGGCACGGTGGCGGGCTACCGAACCGCGGGATCCGCCGTTCTCTGCCGCAGCGCTCACACAATGCCGGATCCGACGGAATCAGTTGCCGGGTGTCGTCGGTCCAACCGGTGCCGTTCCACCAGCGCAGCTGACCTGAGCCCGCAAGCTCCGGATACCAGCCCGGTTCCATCCGCGCCGGGGATGGCTGGGGTGCCGCGCCGTTAGGTGCGGGAACAGGCGATCCTACTGGCGGCGGGTTCGCGGGCGGGTCGTCGACTTCCACACCGAATTCTTCGGCAAGACCACGCAGCCCGTTCGCCCATCCCTGGCCGACCGCCCGGAATTTCCACGTGCCGTTTCGTCGATAGAACTCGCCGAGCACGATCGCGGTGACAGCCTCGGGCTGGTCGACCTCGAACGAGATCAGTGCGTCGCTCCCGTCCTGGACTGTCAGCGTGAGGTCCCGGACGTCGCGGAACGATCCCTCGTCAACCGATGCCGAGACGACGATGCGGGATACCGCTGTTTCAACACTGGCGAGCGAGACCGTGAGAACGGCACGGCCAGCGCCGGATTCGGTCAGCGAGACCGCCCCTGACGGGTGGTCGGCCGCGTTGTAGAACACGAAATCGTCGTTCGTCCGGATCTTTCCGTTCTCGGCCAGGAGAAGCGCTTGCGGATCGACATCGCACTGCGATCCCCACGTCAGGGTCACCGCCACCGTCGATGCGGTGACCGCAGCATTTTCACCTCTGGAGAGCTTCACGCCGTGCACACCGCTCTTGCAGCGAATTCCGTTACGTACAACGCCTTCCTGGGGCGGATGTGGCACAACTCGGTCAACGGGCCCGCCGCGCTAATTCAGCAGTCGAACTCAGGAACGCAGGGCCTCCTGAGCGATGGTTGATGATCCTGCCCGCCGACGAGGAACAGACGGCGATACGCGTGCTCTACCGTCGCGTGAAGGTGCGACCCGTTTCATACGACCAGTACCCACGGACTGACGATGCCGGACATCTCGATCGGAGCAGGACATGCGCGAGACCACGCCGCACTGTTAGACCAACGGCAGCGAGTCGGAGTTGTCATGGCTCTGGGCAGCAACGGGATGCGCAGACTACGGAAGAAGCCCGTCGAGCGCGGCCTGATATTGCGGAATCAAGGTCTTGTCGATCGGGCTCGGCCCATCACGCTTGAAGCGCAGCACGATCGAGCCGTTCCTGTAAATCAGCGACGATTTCGACATGACGGTTGCGTACTTCTCCGCGGCCGCTTCGCCACCGAACTGATA
It includes:
- a CDS encoding TerD family protein; the encoded protein is MKLSRGENAAVTASTVAVTLTWGSQCDVDPQALLLAENGKIRTNDDFVFYNAADHPSGAVSLTESGAGRAVLTVSLASVETAVSRIVVSASVDEGSFRDVRDLTLTVQDGSDALISFEVDQPEAVTAIVLGEFYRRNGTWKFRAVGQGWANGLRGLAEEFGVEVDDPPANPPPVGSPVPAPNGAAPQPSPARMEPGWYPELAGSGQLRWWNGTGWTDDTRQLIPSDPALCERCGRERRIPRFGSPPPCRWCESDVNRFMETWRSQAWRVLTESGPRDSGWEELWVALRFERIHEASGREALRPLAIAYLERVVAFAFADDEIEADELGDFERAVADLQAAIDLGAAQRRVDELRQRMLRGRSLTQVRAGELPRIQRSNLHLEADETLYVDVNASQIKYLASGPRHNSGRLIGSSKKLRFIGAGAGTELPWSKIVSITSEYGNVIVSATTARGGGTYGVPDPEYVAAVLEGALRIAKRLVLAPGHRDTRSIPPDVKSEVWQRDGGRCCQCGDAHYLEFDHVIPLSRGGATSVGNLQILCRRCNLEKGARI